The following proteins are co-located in the Rattus norvegicus strain BN/NHsdMcwi chromosome 19, GRCr8, whole genome shotgun sequence genome:
- the LOC134483151 gene encoding centrosomal protein of 135 kDa-like isoform X3 — protein MVAHLPRCCQLGISFKNWSLLQEIVCFLSASQLLPPIFSCYAFTSLHPDAGRESSFPGTSLSKNQAKKEKERLIKELQLITEERNDLRDRLRFLTERSTKNRPHFRPNPYYEDLERIEEEVMSILHNLEMENTEIHETNHKLKKEMTFSRSKKVQESWNWTHTSKRAS, from the exons ATGGTCGCTCATCTACCACGCTGTTGCCAACTTGGGATCAGCTTCAAGAACTGGTCTCTGCTGCAAGAGATAGTGTGCTTCCTCTCCGCCTCCCAGTTACTCCCTCCAATCTTCTCCTGCTATGCTTTCACTTCTCTTCACCCag atgcTGGGAGAGAATCATCATTCCCTGGAACTTccctaagcaagaatcaggcgaagaaggaaaaggagaggctgattaaagagctgcagctcattaccgaggagagaaatgacctgagagatcgcctgaggtttctgacagagagatccactAAAAATAG gccacacttcaggccaaatccatattatgaagacctggagagaatagAGGAGgaggtcatgtcaattctgcacaacttagagatggagaacactgagatccatgagaccaaccataagctgaagaaggagatgaccttctctag GTCtaagaaagtgcaagagagctggaattggacacacaccagtaagagagcttcctga
- the LOC134483151 gene encoding uncharacterized protein LOC134483151 isoform X1 → MVAHLPRCCQLGISFKNWSLLQEIVCFLSASQLLPPIFSCYAFTSLHPDAGRESSFPGTSLSKNQAKKEKERLIKELQLITEERNDLRDRLRFLTERSTKNRPHFRPNPYYEDLERIEEEVMSILHNLEMENTEIHETNHKLKKEMTFSRNLLSQLLMENTCRKKLVPRKQGSREGHLECALKQKYLVDFNKKDKDQQRPDPASSGLRKCKRAGIGHTPVRELPEE, encoded by the exons ATGGTCGCTCATCTACCACGCTGTTGCCAACTTGGGATCAGCTTCAAGAACTGGTCTCTGCTGCAAGAGATAGTGTGCTTCCTCTCCGCCTCCCAGTTACTCCCTCCAATCTTCTCCTGCTATGCTTTCACTTCTCTTCACCCag atgcTGGGAGAGAATCATCATTCCCTGGAACTTccctaagcaagaatcaggcgaagaaggaaaaggagaggctgattaaagagctgcagctcattaccgaggagagaaatgacctgagagatcgcctgaggtttctgacagagagatccactAAAAATAG gccacacttcaggccaaatccatattatgaagacctggagagaatagAGGAGgaggtcatgtcaattctgcacaacttagagatggagaacactgagatccatgagaccaaccataagctgaagaaggagatgaccttctctag aaacctgctcagccagctcctgatggagaacacatgtaggaagaagttggtcccacggaagcaggggagcagggagggacatcttgagtgtgcactgaaacagaaatatttggttgacttcaacaagaaagataaagaccagcaacgtccagacccagcatcatctg GTCtaagaaagtgcaagagagctggaattggacacacaccagtaagagagcttcctgaagaataa
- the LOC134483151 gene encoding uncharacterized protein LOC134483151 isoform X2 gives MFSHLRKRFGRGNVDCGETRVKESSLSSQSNDGERQHFWGMWNAGRESSFPGTSLSKNQAKKEKERLIKELQLITEERNDLRDRLRFLTERSTKNRPHFRPNPYYEDLERIEEEVMSILHNLEMENTEIHETNHKLKKEMTFSRNLLSQLLMENTCRKKLVPRKQGSREGHLECALKQKYLVDFNKKDKDQQRPDPASSGLRKCKRAGIGHTPVRELPEE, from the exons atgttttcccatcttcgcaagcgttttgggagggggaacgtcgattgtggagagacaagagtgaaggagtctagcctttcgtctcaaagtaatgatggagaaagacagcacttctggggaatgtgga atgcTGGGAGAGAATCATCATTCCCTGGAACTTccctaagcaagaatcaggcgaagaaggaaaaggagaggctgattaaagagctgcagctcattaccgaggagagaaatgacctgagagatcgcctgaggtttctgacagagagatccactAAAAATAG gccacacttcaggccaaatccatattatgaagacctggagagaatagAGGAGgaggtcatgtcaattctgcacaacttagagatggagaacactgagatccatgagaccaaccataagctgaagaaggagatgaccttctctag aaacctgctcagccagctcctgatggagaacacatgtaggaagaagttggtcccacggaagcaggggagcagggagggacatcttgagtgtgcactgaaacagaaatatttggttgacttcaacaagaaagataaagaccagcaacgtccagacccagcatcatctg GTCtaagaaagtgcaagagagctggaattggacacacaccagtaagagagcttcctgaagaataa